The proteins below come from a single Triticum aestivum cultivar Chinese Spring chromosome 5D, IWGSC CS RefSeq v2.1, whole genome shotgun sequence genomic window:
- the LOC123123056 gene encoding uncharacterized protein, which translates to MDGVRGGDPMTPAVGCLETTPADGDRSYPDAGDPLFAGRQIHGGASEADLMEHSIIPNNEHIPDAATDPKYVGTHWINNASATLRGANTCAYGPALNPDVPTDDSENIIVVPGWKKR; encoded by the exons ATGGATGGAGTGCGGGGAGGCGATCCGATGACGCCGGCGGTCGGATGCTTGGAAACCACTCCGGCGGACGGGGATAG ATCCTACCCCGACGCCGGCGATCCATTATTCGCAGGCAGACAGATCCATGGTGGAGCATCGGAGGCGGATCTAATGGAGCATTCAATCATCCCAAATAATGAGCATATCCCAGATGCGGCGACAGACCCCAAGTACGTT GGCACACACTGGATTAATAACGCCTCCGCCACATTGAGGGGCGCGAATACATGTGCATACGGCCCAGCTCTTAATCCAGATGTACCTACCGATGATTCTGAAAACATTATAGTTGTGCCTGGATGGAAGAAAAGGTAA